The Archocentrus centrarchus isolate MPI-CPG fArcCen1 chromosome 3, fArcCen1, whole genome shotgun sequence sequence caaagaaataaagtaaCGCAGCacagtaaaaactgaaaaatagatAAACTCACACGGAAGACTTACATTGTCAAATATCACGTTCTGCGATTACATTTCAGCTTTGCATATAGTTTTCATATTATGACGTAAATACAGGTACCGACCACTTCAGACTAATAGCAGCGCAtaatttctcatttcttttgaCTGTGCCACGGctaatttttcttcttctgttagCTTCATTAttaaaggttttaaaatgatactgcaacacagaagttcactttTATTGAGGTAGGTGGTTTAACCAATGGACAGACTAAGGAGTGACTCAAGAGCTATAGGACCAgattaaaaactatttttagtGCTGCAACGCAGTGTAATTTCAGAACACAGTGGTCTGAGCTAACAAGGTTTGTGAACtaatttaatttgtttcagAAAAGCGTAATGTGATGTGCATTTCGAACATATTCCACGGTACACAGCACATATAATATTATACCAGTTAGTAAGTAGGCAGTGAAGcaagatttaagatttaaaatgtaaaacttaAGAACTTGTATTAATCTGAATGTTAGGAAGTACACCATGCATGTTTAACCCTGACCCAGAAAATATATTGTTGACCGTGCACAGAACGGGTAAATGATGCTACTGCAGTTCCTTATCTTGTGTCGTACTCACACATACCTTATCATCAGTCATACACTTCCCATCTTTCATCAGCCTGAAAGAATATGCATTAGTCAGAGCCCAAAAACTGCTGTCATAATCAGcacataaaatatacattttgatatcaaatatttgattactaaaacacaaaaacaggttataaaaaatgtaagaaaaattaaatgcatttaataaaAGAAACATCTTTTAATAATAGTTACTTCActcctttaatatttttattcaattCTGCTCCCTCTGATGAATTTCCATCTTATAACTGTAGTACACTTTGCAAAAATATAATGCTACAAGCAGTTAGTTGCCTAAAAATAAAGTTAAGCTGTACCTTCTGTTTGAAATTATTGCAGtcaaagtaaataaacaaaggAAGGTATACACACAGATATATACAtgcatttatatgtgtgtgtgtactgttatGTACATGTGTATACACACTTTCATTTCAGTAAGTATAAAATACACTCCCTTCCAAAAGTATTGGAGCTACGATGCCAAAGAAATGTATGGGTATAACTTAGTTAAAAAGAGCGATCATctaaactgtgtatcagatccagatacCTGGAAAgcaaaagctgagatgttgatcttttgtctcagattgattttttttttttaatgtcaaacccaaatgttttcagtctgcagcaaaaataaagggactggcctcactgttccaatgcTTTGGGAGGGGAGTGTATACTGACTGTATTATTTTGCAATTGTTAATTTCTGGCCACAGTGTGTATGTGATGTATGTAAACACCAAtatgtattttactgtaaatataacTTAGTGACTGACTGAATAATTAGCAGTTTTCTGAGAAAATGAACAAGATGTTCAATATCAATAGCATTTagcaaaacaaaaggaaaaagaaagaaagcaaagaaacagAGTGTGATAATGTCAAGAAATGTGAATGTTGGCCTGAAGCTAAGTTAATTATCATTAAAAACTTTTGCATTGCTGTGTGACATTATAAGAAATTCTGCACAGCAGCATGGCAGACAGCATGTTGGGTTATTGTAAACTGGtcattttgggcttttttttttggttaaaaggATCCATCCTGTAGCTCGGTAACATTGCTTTAACTGATGCATTTGTTCAAGCCATAGTTACTTCCTCATCATAACACTTCATTtgatttcttttacattttatctCAGTTAACATCAGCTGACACTTAGGTGTAGGTTTTCTGTTATCATGGTTATGCTCTAATAGTTAAAAGTTTGGTTTGAAGATTTATCTAAATGAATGGAAGTGATGCTCCACATTCATTAGCACCCatgaaattgttttattttgaggaGCAATCCTGATCTAATCTTACTGTGGATACTTTTCTGTAATCTGTAATATGCAAATAGGGAAATTTCAGCTAATCCCCTCACATATATtagtttaaaatgtttctgCAATTTTGTGTGATGGCCTGCATAGGAggatacataaataaaaatccagggGTTCTGCTATTAAAATCGAAGGGTTGTCCCCTTAGATGTTGGTAAGTGTGATACATTTTCTGTGCTTAAATTTCTCTCCAGCTGCACACAAGGGCAAAAATATTAGCAATACTATACTTCTGACAGGGTTTAAATTAACTTAAAAGATTCTAATGCTGAGAACAGCAAAACTGGAAAATACACCATCCCCCCACCCAGGGTTTTCTTTACCTGGGTACCTCCATCCTCATTACACTGCCCTCTCTCTGCTGTCCACAAACTGGACCATCTGTTTGCGAGcatgggaaatgactggagtgAGAGGAACAATGGGCGTACCAGGTGTAGTTGCGCCAGGAGTTGAAGTGGCAGGAGTTGAAGCGACAGGAGATGAAGCTACAGGAGTTGATCCTGCGGGAGTTGAAGCACTAGGGGTCCCACCTGGGGTAGCACCTGGTGTTGTACCAGGAGTGGCAGGAATGACAACGACGGGGGACGGGCCTGGACTTTCAGCTCGGGGCTCCAATCGGGGCGTGGATGTGACAAAACGGGCCTCCCTGATCCGATAGGGACTTCGATAACTGGAGATGGGTGACAACTCTGAGCCCCAGCCGAGATAGCTCCCACTGGAGGGAGACTGCGCATCTGCACTGAAATACAGGGTAGTGGTTGATTCTCCAGGAAGCCCTGGTTTTTTCTCTGGGGAACCAATCAGGAGAGGGGAACGTCTCTCGGGTGACCAGCCGGGTGTCTTGATGTCTAGAGAACCCACCGATGATGAGGCCTCAGTCAGAGACGCCTGATTGCTGTCGATGTGGCGGaggcttcctggttgttgaggTGACGAAAGTGATGGCGAGCCATAAGCAGCACTCTGAAACTCCTCATCAccttaaaaaatgaaagtattaaaaagataagtctgtttaaaaaaacacacatgtatgCTGCAGGGATTACAATAATAGATGTAAGAATCCTAGTGCAGCagatttgtctgtctgtatgataaataataaatactctGCACGCATAAGAAGGTCAAATCATATAATGCATTCAGTACAGTAATTTTTCCTTTAGCTTAGGATGAAGAACATAACTTAGGCATGTTTAAGGTGTATGCATAAACTGCAAGAACCCTAGACTCTATAAAGGAACAGAGTGACGCATTAACATCCATCAACTGCTCTTCTACTTTACATGTACACACTACTGTACACTTCCTGCTCAGCTCCAAACAGGAGCCAGACACTGTTACTGACTTATTGGTGAACACAGCAGAACATTTAGCTGCTTAAGAGGCAGATGTTTCTCACTAGAGTTGATCGAACCCCAAATGAAAAGAGAGTGAATTATGAATATTGTAGGTGACAGTTTAGTAACATTTGACATTTCAGCTTTACAAacagatgatttttatttaactgCTGCCCCCAAGTGGCACAAAAGATTGTGTTTCTGTCCTTAGGGGTTTTCAAACATAGCTGTGCAAACAATACACAAACAATACATAACACCTTATAAAAATGTTCCCTTTGTGTTCACGTCCTTATTAGGATCAGACATGCTGTGAGGATCTGCTCATAATAAGTACAGTATATTGTCTGCTTATCTTCAATTCAAGGGTCCCTAATAGCATAAAACTTTCAATCCAAACTATCACTGAAGGCCATCCCATTGGTATTAAAAATGATCTAATGCAATTATATATAGTATTCTTTaattatgtgtgtatgttttttttggtgtgtgcaCCGTCAGAAGCGTTCAGTGTTTATTGCTAATTCAACCTTTTTCCCCTGAATGTGCAGCGCTGGAGTCTTCTTCTGCAGTTTCTTCAAGAATGACTTCCTGGACTGGGATGATCTCTGGAAACCTTCTCATATCTTGGATTGTTGTTGGAGGAGCTTTTCTCACCGGTCGGGCCACTATAGTGGAGTGAGCTGGTTTTGGTGGCTGGACCACCTCTCTCACCTGGAGAAATTACAGACACCTGAGCCTCAGACTGTAGGCAAACAACCATAAAGAATCCTGTACAGTGGGATAAACCTTTTAGTTGCAATCTTGATGGCTACTGATATTAGTTCTCGCGAACACACTAATTGCCCAGTCTCCTATTGAACTAACCGCTGAAACCTTGGGAAATTTGATAATATGTCTTATTTTGAGCTTATAAGTGGGGTAAATTAGGAATGTACTGCATTCTTAGTTTAGAATTAAGACATTACATTTTATGGTGTCCTATAAattgtgttaaacaaaaatCTTGCCTGTGAAGTCTGTGGAGGAGCCAGTGGAGGAGCAGGAGGTTGAGGAGCAGGTTGAGGAGATGGTTGAAGAGCTGGTTGTGAGCTCTGAGACACCTGTGGTTGAACTGGTGGAATCTgacaaatgacagaaaaatcagaaaacatttcatcatAGTAATAAAGTTCACACcttaaataacaaaacaaaacactaagtTTAAGGAAGTCTAGTTAAAAAGATGTAAAACTCAAGAAGGCAACTAACCCGATGGACACAAGGTTCATCAGGAGAGTGAACTTCTTCAGACAGACCCATCAGTCCAGCCAGTCCCCCCTCACCATACGCAGACCAGATCCTTGAAACATCCCCCGTCTTCAGAGCTAAGCGAATCAGCAGCCAGTGGTGATGCTTCCAGCCCTCCCATTGAATAGGAAGGTCCATGAGTGTCCCACCTCCTGATCAGAACACGCACAGTCATTctttttggatggatggatggctagctagccagacagacagatagacagacagacagacagacagatagataacAGACCAGACAGTGTTGCATGCCGATGGAAAGTGGGCGTGACTTTCTCCTCTAATGAGAGTGTAGATCCACGCTCCATGCAGGCCCCGGTTATCCCCCTGTGACGAATACTCTGGAAGATCTCAAAAGACTTTGGATGGAGGAAACGATAGTACAGCACCAAAGCTATCACTccttgagagagaaaaaaacaagtgaCAAGAAGAGAAACAATGAGGTCTTGACAGAGATATAATGTTCCCTTTTTATAACTTGAATTTCCACACAGAAATATAAGAAGCTGGCTGCATCTCACCAATGAGGAAGCTGCATAACACGGCAGCCGGGATGCCCACAGTGTCCCAGGACACCATGGCGAACAACCAGGAGGAggccagaagaagaaaagcattCTCTAGGAACATGACCTGAGGAAGAATCAATAGAGAGACATCCAAAGCCAAAGTGAGATTGTACAGATTTAACAGTTGAATCATTTGCAGCTCACACATGGGGTCTGGTGgatgttttttccccctcaattACCATTACAAAATGTCTCTTTGACAGCAGATAACACAGCCTTTGATGATTTGTTTAATCATCTTTGTTAACCTGTCTGTGAAATGACTATATTCAGTGACATTTTCAGCATTCTGTGTGTTCCACCCATCAAAACAAAGTGCTacacaattaaaatgcaatcaAGTCATTTCCAAAGATTAtgtatgttttcagttttctgatGATGTACTTAACtcgtaatttttctttttcaagagtCATATGTTATGTTATATTATGTTATGTTACACAGTGCATCTTTTGACAGACCCCCCTGTGTGTTAAACCATAATAACATGAGCACACAAGCATAATTTGAACAAGAAACACACTTACCAGATAGAACCCAGCCATGCGGTATCTGGATTGACCGTACTTCACattgaggaagaggaagatgtgaatAGCTCCCAGAACAAGATTGAAGAGTCTCCATCGGCTTGTTGATCTTATGATGTCTGTCTGCTGGGACACCATCCAGAAAGTTGCACCCAGCCAATGCACACCTGAAACAGATACATATATATCCTTTGAGGGGGTCTATTATGCTTTGCCTTCTTTTTGTCTGTCATCTTTACACTGTTCCAGTAATGGATGCTCATATtaccctgaaccatcctttagttatgctgcaataggcctaggcttctgtttattttcattcacctctttttactctgtttataccccagtctgcatttaatcattagttattattaatctctggctctcttccacagtgtgtcttttgtcctgtctctctcccctcagccccaactggtcacggcagatgactgcccctccctgagcccagtttcttcctgttaaagggagtttttccttcccactgttgccaagtgcttgctcatagggagtcgTTTTAACTGTTGGGTCTTCTTTgaaattattgtagggtctctaccttgcaatataaagtaccttgaggcaactttttgttgtgatttggcgctatacaaataaaattgagtcATTCAAAAACAGTCAAAGTTTCAGACTTTCTTTTTTACTCCTGGTTCTGTATGATGTCAAGGACAGGGGATATCCTTAGCCACACTGGtcaggctgtgagcacagaagctccacccacctgctatttttttttctcttcaaggGACTGCCAGTCAGCGTCATGCAAAGTTACTAGAATAATTCTCCAAGAATAAGAATTAAGGTGGACCACGACGGAGTGTCACCAATGTCTTCATTCACGTCTTTACGTAGTAGAAATCAAACTGATtcaacaaaactaaactttgaGATGAAGCCTTGGAATCCAGACTTACCGATGACCCCCAGTACCCACTGTTTGAAGATACGTGCAAAGAGCATGAGAATGGCAAACCTGGATCCCAACATACTGACCTGCAGAAAGAGAAATCATAtgtgtcacacaaacacatttatgaCATACCAAACACAGACATAGCACCATTACTGATACTGTTAGATACTGTGTTGTAAATGGTGGTTGTTAGAAAGTTGTTAAACATGCCCACCCTCCACAGTAGTCGACAGAGAATGGCAGCTGGTGTCATTTGTAAGtgtcctggtctgatgagtgaACAAGCTCTGGCATAGAGCACTAAGGCCCATCCAAGAGAAAGCAAACACACTGCAAAAcacactgaggctgcagagacagagagagcaaggAAAAGAAATATGAGTACACTGGAAATACTGAATCATACAAGTCTTCAGGATATAAGGCTGTGGAAGGcccaaacacagaaacaaacaatgaaatgaatctGATTTACAGCAGCAGTAACAGATTTTTTTGGCCATTCTGGTACAAGATCCAAAGTTGATGCAATAAACATAAAGGGTCCATTCTGAATTAGTGCTCTGTTAACAGCAGTAATACTTTGACTGGAAAACAGAAcatatttactttatttcacTAAGCTACCTGATCCACctgaaaataatacaaaaacaggAGCAGACTGActgaaccagaaaaaaaaaactatagcaATTATCTAATGCCTAAATGTTCTACAGAGCTGAAGGCTGTTAATAATCCTGATGCAGCACTTTGAcattaaacttttatttgatCTTCATTGTGTAGCCACAGGCCAACACAGAGGCATTACGACCCTGCACTGTTGTAAGATATAAGTCTCCACCATAGGCACGCTATAATAATATGTGAAGATGTTACTGGTAGCCACCAGAAACATAGCATCTGTGGATGTTTTTGGACTTCTAAATCTAGTTTCATACATTTGACAATGACATGAggaaaaatgaagtgaaactTGTTATAAGCTCCAAAAATGTGAACAGAGCTGCAAATGTaggtcttgtttttttaaggttcATCACTTCAACCTATTTCTCAGTGTGACTGTACTTTACTGCCAGCCTATTCAAGAGTCGGTGAATTGAAATATTTAGTAACTACCTACTGATTACTGTCAGACAGCAAACACTGCACAGGCACAAAATTACATGTGCTTTTTTCAGACCTTATTGTCAAACTTGCAACCACACTTTCTGCTTTCTGATTACCTGGAGATTTGACTCCTATATCAGTACAGATGAGCACGTAAGCGTGGAGCAGTGTCTCGGGGAGGGTGACAACCAAGGCTTCAAACAGACGTAAGGCAGATGCATCAGCCTGCTGCATGATCTCACCGTACACATCCTCATCTGGCAGATGCATGCACTCCCACAGCCTGCAAGAACCAAAGATGaagataaataaagaaagagacaaaaagagagacCATTatagtcatcatcatcatacaaACTTGGAGTCTAAACCTAATTCACCACTCCAACCATATTGGAAAACAATATTGGAGAAGGACCAATTAAAGCAGTTCTAACCTTCCCCGTAAGCCATATCACTATTA is a genomic window containing:
- the xkr5b gene encoding XK-related protein 5b, producing the protein MRDYSATPSNGGACMSCCQVCVFFFTAFLLVAERTALIYCFVYYLWIGHNYCYGYLAGFTALFLLPGWGPQWLSYLWYLSDGQIRRKSLTWTHILHLGLFKRLWECMHLPDEDVYGEIMQQADASALRLFEALVVTLPETLLHAYVLICTDIGVKSPASVCFAVCLLSLGWALVLYARACSLIRPGHLQMTPAAILCRLLWRVSMLGSRFAILMLFARIFKQWVLGVIGVHWLGATFWMVSQQTDIIRSTSRWRLFNLVLGAIHIFLFLNVKYGQSRYRMAGFYLVMFLENAFLLLASSWLFAMVSWDTVGIPAAVLCSFLIGVIALVLYYRFLHPKSFEIFQSIRHRGITGACMERGSTLSLEEKVTPTFHRHATLSGGGTLMDLPIQWEGWKHHHWLLIRLALKTGDVSRIWSAYGEGGLAGLMGLSEEVHSPDEPCVHRIPPVQPQVSQSSQPALQPSPQPAPQPPAPPLAPPQTSQVREVVQPPKPAHSTIVARPVRKAPPTTIQDMRRFPEIIPVQEVILEETAEEDSSAAHSGEKGDEEFQSAAYGSPSLSSPQQPGSLRHIDSNQASLTEASSSVGSLDIKTPGWSPERRSPLLIGSPEKKPGLPGESTTTLYFSADAQSPSSGSYLGWGSELSPISSYRSPYRIREARFVTSTPRLEPRAESPGPSPVVVIPATPGTTPGATPGGTPSASTPAGSTPVASSPVASTPATSTPGATTPGTPIVPLTPVISHARKQMVQFVDSRERAV